One genomic segment of Arachis duranensis cultivar V14167 chromosome 4, aradu.V14167.gnm2.J7QH, whole genome shotgun sequence includes these proteins:
- the LOC107484980 gene encoding beta-glucosidase 10, producing MKDKVELLLLCAEVLVALLVLPSCVYTLSKDEFPTEFVFGASTSAYQVEGAANEDGRKPSIWDTFAHSDNGNLYDGDGDITCDQYHKYKEDVQLMANMGLDAYRLSISWSRLIPDGRGEINPKGLQYYNNLINELISHGIQPHVTLHHWDLPQKLEDEYGGWVSRRIVKDFTEYADVCFREFGDRVKYWTTVNEANVFAIFGYDLGMLPPQHCSPSLYFNCSKGNSSTEPYLVTHNILLAHGSASRLYRNKYKGMQNGFVGFNILTVGLAPQTNSSEDITATQRVQDFYHGWYLHPFIFGDYPETMKKIVRSRLPSFTKKESNLVKDSMDFLGINFYYSFLVKNNVQMDHRDYMADMAADLIFPDGTPFEEVPITPWSLQGVLDSFKNTYGNFPLYIHENGQQTPRNSSLDDWPRVKYLQEYIGCMLDSVRSGLNVKGYFVWSFLDAFELLSGYEFSYGLYFVDLKDPSLSRQPKLSAKWYSDFLKTRPMDPNVTMQIQKNNSPMLDSL from the exons ATGAAGGATAAGGTAGAGTTGTTATTACTATGTGCAGAGGTTCTTGTAGCACTGCTGGTCCTCCCTTCATGTGTTTATACCTTGAGCAAAGATGAATTTCCAACTGAATTTGTTTTTGGTGCATCAACTTCAGCTTATCAG GTTGAAGGTGCAGCAAATGAAGATGGAAGAAAGCCTAGCATATGGGATACTTTTGCCCATTCTGATAATG GGAATTTGTATGATGGTGATGGAGACATTACTTGTGATCAATATCATAAGTACAAG GAAGATGTTCAACTCATGGCTAACATGGGCTTAGATGCCTATAGACTTTCCATATCTTGGTCAAGACTTATTCCTG ATGGAAGAGGAGAAATCAATCCCAAGGGATTGCAGTATTACAACAACCTTATCAATGAACTCATAAGCCATG GAATTCAACCACATGTGACATTACACCACTGGGACCTTCCACAAAAACTGGAGGATGAATACGGCGGATGGGTCAGCCGGAGAATTGT GAAAGACTTCACAGAATATGCAGATGTGTGCTTCAGAGAATTCGGTGACAGAGTAAAGTATTGGACCACAGTGAATGAAGCTAATGTGTTTGCGATTTTCGGCTATGATTTAGGAATGTTGCCCCCACAACATTGTTCTCCTTCCCTTTACTTTAACTGCTCTAAAGGAAATTCCTCAACTGAGCCATATTTGGTAACTCATAATATATTGTTAGCACATGGATCAGCTTCCAGATTGTATAGGAACAAGTATAAG GGGATGCAGAATGGGTTTGTTGGGTTTAATATCCTTACTGTTGGTCTTGCTCCACAAACAAATAGTAGTGAAGATATCACTGCTACACAAAGAGTTCAAGATTTCTATCATGGGTG GTATCTACATCCCTTTATATTTGGGGACTATCCTGAAACAATGAAAAAGATCGTGCGCTCGAGGCTTCCTTCCTTCACGAAAAAGGAATCGAATCTGGTTAAGGACTCAATGGACTTTCTAGGAATAAACTTTTATTACTCATTTCTTGTCAAGAATAATGTGCAAATGGATCATAGAGATTACATggcagacatggcagccgatCTTATAT TTCCTGATGGAACACCTTTTGAGGAG GTTCCAATCACACCCTGGAGTTTGCAAGGGGTGCTGGACTCATTCAAGAACACTTATGGCAATTTTCCGCTTTACATACACGAAAACG GACAACAAACGCCGCGCAACTCGTCGCTGGATGACTGGCCAAGGGTGAAGTACTTGCAAGAATACATTGGTTGCATGCTTGATTCAGTGAG GAGTGGCTTAAATGTAAAAGGGTATTTTGTATGGTCCTTCTTGGATGCATTTGAGTTACTGAGTGGATATGAGTTCAGCTATGGCCTATATTTCGTTGACTTGAAGGATCCAAGCTTGAGTAGGCAACCCAAACTCTCTGCTAAATGGTACTCAGATTTCCTCAAAACAAGGCCAATGGACCCAAATGTCACCATGCAAATTCAGAAGAACAATTCTCCTATGCTTGATTCCCTTTAA